The following proteins are co-located in the Betta splendens chromosome 9, fBetSpl5.4, whole genome shotgun sequence genome:
- the LOC114862871 gene encoding uncharacterized protein LOC114862871: MAVHLFGAASSPGCANFGLKYLARQHKDNFPSASAFIEKNFYVDDGLVSVQSIEEAKNLIIEAQKLCKDAGLRLHKFNSNQRDVLSCVSPSERATTTEPLSINPDMTQNERVLGIQWSIEDDTFGFNIDVKHYPPTRRTILSVVASLFDPLGFLAPFILGGKCILQELCRRGNGWDDPLPQNLLPRWEEWKYGLQRLKEVTIPRCYHPQDFDNIIRVELHHFSDASNVGYGACSYLRDKNNNNQVHCNLVMAKARVAPTKVHSIPRLERSAAVTSAKLSTVLKTELEMKIDREFFWTDSQVVLAYINNEARRFHVFVANRVQVIRANTDPSQWHYVDTTQNPADHASRGLHAKDISSTNWLSGPRFLWEEEVLPAPNPPTELLVDDPEVKSVQAFATQVSEQRDVLNRLSRFSTWTRLIKVVARIKRLGCKLEHQSKLVTVEERKEAAKVVIKLVQQDTFSQELRLLRKGNSLPRSSPLVRLDPILDDGLIRVGGRLKTSSLDLELKHPVILPKDSHVTRLILSHYHNQICHQGRNQTLMEIRANGFWVIGGSKSIAKYIHKCVQCRKLRRSTEEQRMSELPKERVEVSAPFTYCGMDCFGPFIIKQGRKECKRYGLILTCLSSRAVHIEMLEDHRCSH; encoded by the coding sequence ATGGCAGTCCACCTCTtcggcgcggcctcctcccctGGATGTGCCAACTTTGGCCTTAAGTACCTGGCACGACAACACAAAGATAACtttccttcagcctcagcctttatTGAGAAGAACTTCTATGTAGACGATGGTCTGGTGAGCGTGCAATCAATTGAAGAAGCCAAGAATCTAATCATTGAAGCACAGAAGTTATGCAAAGATGCAGGTCTGCGTTTGCACAAGTTCAACTCAAACCAGAGGGATGTTCTGTCTTGTGTATCCCCTTCAGAAAGGGCCACAACTACGGAACCTCTCAGCATTAACCCAGATATGACACAGAATGAACGTGTACTTGGCATACAGTGGTCTATAGAAGATGACACATTTGGCTTCAATATTGATGTGAAGCATTATCCACCAACTCGGCGTACTATCCTGTCAGTCGTGGCCTCTCTTTTTGACCCACTTGGGTTTTTGGCTCCCTTCATATTGGGTGGAAAGTGCATCCTGCAGGAGCTATGTCGCAGAGGCAACGGATGGGATGACCCACTTCCTCAGAACTTGCTGCCACGGTGGGAGGAGTGGAAATATGGTCTTCAGAGGTTAAAGGAAGTCACCATACCCAGATGTTATCATCCTCAAGACTTTGATAACATTATTAGAGTGGAATTGCATCACTTCTCAGATGCCAGCAACGTGGGATATGGTGCATGCTCCTACCTCAGagataaaaataacaacaaccaaGTCCATTGTAACCTTGTGATGGCTAAAGCAAGAGTTGCACCTACCAAGGTCCACAGTATCCCAAGGCTGGAGCGCTCTGCTGCGGTCACTTCAGCAAAACTAAGTACTGTGCTTAAGACTGAACTTGAAATGAAAATTGACAGAGAATTTTTCTGGACTGACTCCCAAGTAGTGTTGGCATACATCAACAATGAAGCACGAAGATTTCATGTGTTCGTAGCCAACCGTGTTCAAGTGATAAGAGCCAACACAGACCCAAGTCAGTGGCATTATGTCGACACTACACAAAACCCAGCTGATCACGCCTCTAGAGGTCTTCATGCAAAGGACATCTCTTCAACTAACTGGCTTTCAGGGCCTAGGTTTTTGTGGGAAGAGGAGGTTCTCCCAGCGCCTAATCCACCAACTGAGTTGCTTGTTGACGATCCAGAAGTTAAATCAGTCCAAGCCTTTGCAACACAGGTCAGCGAGCAAAGAGATGTTTTGAATCGCCTGAGTCGGTTTTCCACTTGGACAAGGCTCATTAAGGTGGTTGCCAGAATCAAGAGACTAGGGTGCAAGCTGGAACACCAAAGCAAACTTGTGACTGTTGAAGAACGTAAGGAGGCTGCCAAGGTGGTGATTAAGCTTGTTCAGCAGGACACTTTCTCCCAAGAGCTAAGGCTACTTCGTAAGGGAAATAGTCTTCCGAGATCAAGTCCTCTTGTTCGCCTTGACCCTATTCTGGATGATGGACTTATTCGTGTTGGAGGCAGACTGAAAACGTCATCCCTTGATCTAGAGCTTAAACACCCTGTCATTCTCCCAAAAGACAGCCATGTCACAAGGCTGATCCTGTCTCATTACCACAACCAGATTTGTCACCAGGGCCGTAATCAAACCTTGATGGAAATCAGAGCAAATGGATTTTGGGTCATTGGTGGGAGCAAATCAATTGCCAAATACATACACAAATGTGTACAGTGCCGAAAGCTTCGACGTTCAACCGAGGAGCAACGTATGTCAGAACTTCCCAAAGAACGTGTAGAAGTCTCAGCACCCTTCACATACTGTGGTATGGATTGCTTTGGCCCATTTATCATCAAGCAGGGCCGTAAAGAGTGCAAGAGGTATGGTCTCATCCTCACTTGCTTGTCTTCCCGAGCAGTCCATATAGAAATGCTTGAAGACCACAGATGCTCTCATTAA
- the unc45b gene encoding protein unc-45 homolog B isoform X1, whose product MGDPVQLKDEGNKHFQAGDIDKAIECYTKAIKECKDKKVLAVIHRNRSACYLKKENYTSAATDASKAIDFDAADIKALYRRCQALEKLGKLDMAFKDVQRCATLEPKNKTFLETLRRLGADIQAKLKTTFSTDSRVQNMFDILLNEEMETDKREKAANNLIVLSREDAGAERIFQNNGVPLLLNMIDTGKPEMILAAIRTLSGMCTGHKARAMAIVHLVGVDKMCSIMAVDNEEIALAACNLFQCINDSLTGGDSRDYGKEEALVLDAAKDLKTILLSLLEMVANKKVSGHGRDQALNLLTKNVPRRDKKEKNNSRTLFTIDHGLKKILKVCGQVPELPDQLPLTENTQLIASVLLNRLYEDLTCDPERNNFRDVCDEYIKSKIDPNNMDKTLHAINVISGLLQGPFDVGNALVGHQGIMEMMVALCGSEREVDQMVAVEALIHSSTKMSRASFIITNGVSLLKDIYKKTKNEKIKIRALVGLCKLGSAGGDDYSLRQFAEGSTEKLAKQCRKWLCNPQIDTKTKKWAVEGLAYLTNDADVKDDFVEDEPALKAMFELAKSRDKTILYAVACTLINCTNCYDKKEIIPELVQLAKFSKQHVPEQHPKDKKDFIERRVKRLLKAGVTSALAVMVKADSSIMTDQTKEMLARVFLALSEDSKDRGTIVAQGGGKALIPLALEGTDVGKVKASHALAKIAAASSPEIAFPGERMYEVIRPLVNLLHTDRDGIQNYEALRGLTNLAGFNEKLRVKIVKENALPDIENYMFEEHDQIRQAATECMCNLVTCKEVQDRYLEDGNDRLKLLVLLCGEDDDKLQIAAGGALAMITAAQKKLCTKLTQVTPQWLEILQRLCLHTNPMIQHRGIVIVFNMLNSDNGELAKKLIESEMLEILSVIGKAEDNPKRQEVIDAGRACLVRAMELGLIKPFSSPS is encoded by the exons ATGGGAGACCCAGTTCAGTTAAAAGACGAAGGAAACAAACACTTCCAGGCTGGAGATATTGACAAAGCCATTGAGTGCTACACAAAAGCCATCAAAGAGTGCAAGGACAAAAAGGTGTTGGCCGTCATACACAGGAATAGATCTGCATGTTACCTAAAAAAG GAAAACTACACCAGTGCAGCCACTGATGCGTCTAAAG CAATCGATTTTGATGCAGCGGACATTAAAGCCTTGTACCGACGCTGCCAGGCTTTGGAGAAGCTGGGGAAACTGGACATGGCGTTCAAGGATGTGCAAAGATGCGCCACCCTTGAGCCAAAGAACAAGACCTTTTTGGAGACTCTCCGCAGGCTGGGTGCAGACATCCAGGCCAAG CTCAAAACAACATTCTCCACAGATTCCAGAGTCCAGAACATGTTTGACATTCTTCTCAATGAAGAAATGGAGACAGACAAGAGGGAAAAA GCTGCCAACAACCTGATCGTGCTGTCAAGAGAAGATGCCGGGGCGGAGAGAATCTTCCAGAATAACGGAGTGCCACTGTTGCTGAACATGATAGACACAGGAAAGCCTGAGATGATCTTGGCTGCTATTCGTACTCTGTCAGGAATGTGCACAGGACACAAAGCTCGG GCCATGGCCATTGTTCACTTGGTGGGCGTTGATAAGATGTGCAGCATCATGGCTGTTGACAACGAGGAAATTGCACTGGCAGCCTGCAACCTCTTCCAGTGCATCAATGACTCCCTTACTGGTGGAGATTCAAGGGATTATGGGAAAGAAGAGGCCTTGGTTTTGG ACGCAGCTAAAGACTTGAAGACAATTCTTCTCTCGCTGCTGGAGATGGTTGCCAATAAGAAGGTGTCTGGCCACGGCAGAGACCAGGCACTGAACCTCTTGACCAAAAATGTACCTCGCAGAGacaagaaggagaaaaacaacagccGCACTCTCTTCACTATTGATCATG GTCTGAAGAAGATCCTCAAGGTGTGCGGTCAGGTTCCCGAACTTCCCGACCAGCTGCCCTTGACAGAGAACACGCAGCTGATTGCCAGTGTGCTCCTCAACCGGCTTTATGAGGATCTCACATGTGACCCAGAAAGAAACAACTTTAGGGATGTTTGTGATGAATATATCAA ATCCAAAATTGACCCCAACAACATGGACAAGACCCTCCACGCTATCAACGTAATTTCAGGGCTGCTTCAAGGTCCTTTTGATGTCGGTAACGCCCTGGTTGGGCATCAAGGCATCATGGAAATGATGGTGGCGTTGTGTGGCTCCGAGCGCGAGGTGGACCAGATGGTTGCCGTGGAGGCGTTGATCCATTCCTCCACCAAGATGAGCCGCGCCTCCTTCATCATTACCAACGGCGTGTCGCTGCTCAAGGACATTTACAAGAAGACCAAGAATGAGAAGATCAAAATACGTGCACTGGTG GGCCTGTGTAAACTGGGGTCAGCTGGAGGTGATGACTACAGTTTGAGGCAGTTTGCAGAGGGCTCCACAGAGAAGTTGGCCAAGCAGTGCAGAAA GTGGCTCTGCAATCCCCAGATTGATACCAAGACAAAGAAGTGGGCTGTTGAAGGCCTTGCCTATCTGACTAATGATGCCGATGTGAAAGATGACTTTGTTGAGGATGAGCCTGCTCTAAAAGCCATGTTTGAATTGGCCAAG TCCAGGGATAAGACCATCTTATATGCAGTAGCCTGCACTCTGATTAACTGCACCAACTGCTACGATAAGAAGGAGATCATCCCCGAACTGGTACAACTTGCCAAGTTCTCCAAGCAGCATGTGCCCGAGCAACACCCCAAG GACAAGAAGGACTTCATCGAGAGGCGAGTGAAGCGGCTGCTGAAGGCCGGAGTCACGTCAGCTCTTGCGGTCATGGTCAAAGCGGACAGCTCCATAATGACCGACCAGACCAAGGAAATGCTGGCGAG GGTTTTCTTGGCACTTTCAGAGGACTCCAAAGATCGGGGTACAATTGTAGCCCAAGGTGGTGGTAAG GCACTGATTCCACTGGCTCTGGAAGGCACGGATGTTGGGAAGGTGAAGGCGAGCCACGCACTCGCCAAAATCGCAGCAGCTTCCAGCCCAGAAATCGCATTTCCTGGTGAAAGG ATGTACGAGGTGATTCGTCCTTTAGTCAACCTCCTTCACACGGACAGAGACGGAATACAGAACTATGAAGCTCTGAGAGGCCTCACCAACCTGGCTGGTTTCAATGAAAAACTAAG AGTAAAGATTGTTAAAGAGAACGCGCTGCCCGATATTGAAAATTACATGTTTGAAGAGCACGACCAGATCAGACAGGCTGCTACTGAATGCATGTGCAACCTTGTGACGTGTAAAGAG GTCCAAGACCGTTACCTGGAGGACGGCAACGACAGGTtgaagctgctggttctgctgtgcGGCGAGGACGACGACAAACTCCAGATCGCTGCCGGTGGAGCTCTGGCCATGATCACTGCGGCCCAGAAGAAGCTCTGCACCAAACTGACCCAAGTG ACTCCCCAGTGGCTGGAGATCCTGCAGAGGCTGTGTCTCCACACGAACCCCATGATTCAGCACCGTGGCATCGTGATCGTCTTCAACATGCTCAACTCTGACAACGGCGAGCTGGCCAAGAAGCTGATCGAGAGCGAGATGCTGGAAATCCTCTCTGTGATCGGCAAAGCTGAGGACAACCCCAAGAGGCAGGAGGTCATCGACGCAGGGCGCGCCTGCCTGGTCAGAGCCATGGAGCTTGGCCTCATCAAACCCTTCAGCAGCCCGTCCTGA
- the unc45b gene encoding protein unc-45 homolog B isoform X2, which translates to MAFKDVQRCATLEPKNKTFLETLRRLGADIQAKLKTTFSTDSRVQNMFDILLNEEMETDKREKAANNLIVLSREDAGAERIFQNNGVPLLLNMIDTGKPEMILAAIRTLSGMCTGHKARAMAIVHLVGVDKMCSIMAVDNEEIALAACNLFQCINDSLTGGDSRDYGKEEALVLDAAKDLKTILLSLLEMVANKKVSGHGRDQALNLLTKNVPRRDKKEKNNSRTLFTIDHGLKKILKVCGQVPELPDQLPLTENTQLIASVLLNRLYEDLTCDPERNNFRDVCDEYIKSKIDPNNMDKTLHAINVISGLLQGPFDVGNALVGHQGIMEMMVALCGSEREVDQMVAVEALIHSSTKMSRASFIITNGVSLLKDIYKKTKNEKIKIRALVGLCKLGSAGGDDYSLRQFAEGSTEKLAKQCRKWLCNPQIDTKTKKWAVEGLAYLTNDADVKDDFVEDEPALKAMFELAKSRDKTILYAVACTLINCTNCYDKKEIIPELVQLAKFSKQHVPEQHPKDKKDFIERRVKRLLKAGVTSALAVMVKADSSIMTDQTKEMLARVFLALSEDSKDRGTIVAQGGGKALIPLALEGTDVGKVKASHALAKIAAASSPEIAFPGERMYEVIRPLVNLLHTDRDGIQNYEALRGLTNLAGFNEKLRVKIVKENALPDIENYMFEEHDQIRQAATECMCNLVTCKEVQDRYLEDGNDRLKLLVLLCGEDDDKLQIAAGGALAMITAAQKKLCTKLTQVTPQWLEILQRLCLHTNPMIQHRGIVIVFNMLNSDNGELAKKLIESEMLEILSVIGKAEDNPKRQEVIDAGRACLVRAMELGLIKPFSSPS; encoded by the exons ATGGCGTTCAAGGATGTGCAAAGATGCGCCACCCTTGAGCCAAAGAACAAGACCTTTTTGGAGACTCTCCGCAGGCTGGGTGCAGACATCCAGGCCAAG CTCAAAACAACATTCTCCACAGATTCCAGAGTCCAGAACATGTTTGACATTCTTCTCAATGAAGAAATGGAGACAGACAAGAGGGAAAAA GCTGCCAACAACCTGATCGTGCTGTCAAGAGAAGATGCCGGGGCGGAGAGAATCTTCCAGAATAACGGAGTGCCACTGTTGCTGAACATGATAGACACAGGAAAGCCTGAGATGATCTTGGCTGCTATTCGTACTCTGTCAGGAATGTGCACAGGACACAAAGCTCGG GCCATGGCCATTGTTCACTTGGTGGGCGTTGATAAGATGTGCAGCATCATGGCTGTTGACAACGAGGAAATTGCACTGGCAGCCTGCAACCTCTTCCAGTGCATCAATGACTCCCTTACTGGTGGAGATTCAAGGGATTATGGGAAAGAAGAGGCCTTGGTTTTGG ACGCAGCTAAAGACTTGAAGACAATTCTTCTCTCGCTGCTGGAGATGGTTGCCAATAAGAAGGTGTCTGGCCACGGCAGAGACCAGGCACTGAACCTCTTGACCAAAAATGTACCTCGCAGAGacaagaaggagaaaaacaacagccGCACTCTCTTCACTATTGATCATG GTCTGAAGAAGATCCTCAAGGTGTGCGGTCAGGTTCCCGAACTTCCCGACCAGCTGCCCTTGACAGAGAACACGCAGCTGATTGCCAGTGTGCTCCTCAACCGGCTTTATGAGGATCTCACATGTGACCCAGAAAGAAACAACTTTAGGGATGTTTGTGATGAATATATCAA ATCCAAAATTGACCCCAACAACATGGACAAGACCCTCCACGCTATCAACGTAATTTCAGGGCTGCTTCAAGGTCCTTTTGATGTCGGTAACGCCCTGGTTGGGCATCAAGGCATCATGGAAATGATGGTGGCGTTGTGTGGCTCCGAGCGCGAGGTGGACCAGATGGTTGCCGTGGAGGCGTTGATCCATTCCTCCACCAAGATGAGCCGCGCCTCCTTCATCATTACCAACGGCGTGTCGCTGCTCAAGGACATTTACAAGAAGACCAAGAATGAGAAGATCAAAATACGTGCACTGGTG GGCCTGTGTAAACTGGGGTCAGCTGGAGGTGATGACTACAGTTTGAGGCAGTTTGCAGAGGGCTCCACAGAGAAGTTGGCCAAGCAGTGCAGAAA GTGGCTCTGCAATCCCCAGATTGATACCAAGACAAAGAAGTGGGCTGTTGAAGGCCTTGCCTATCTGACTAATGATGCCGATGTGAAAGATGACTTTGTTGAGGATGAGCCTGCTCTAAAAGCCATGTTTGAATTGGCCAAG TCCAGGGATAAGACCATCTTATATGCAGTAGCCTGCACTCTGATTAACTGCACCAACTGCTACGATAAGAAGGAGATCATCCCCGAACTGGTACAACTTGCCAAGTTCTCCAAGCAGCATGTGCCCGAGCAACACCCCAAG GACAAGAAGGACTTCATCGAGAGGCGAGTGAAGCGGCTGCTGAAGGCCGGAGTCACGTCAGCTCTTGCGGTCATGGTCAAAGCGGACAGCTCCATAATGACCGACCAGACCAAGGAAATGCTGGCGAG GGTTTTCTTGGCACTTTCAGAGGACTCCAAAGATCGGGGTACAATTGTAGCCCAAGGTGGTGGTAAG GCACTGATTCCACTGGCTCTGGAAGGCACGGATGTTGGGAAGGTGAAGGCGAGCCACGCACTCGCCAAAATCGCAGCAGCTTCCAGCCCAGAAATCGCATTTCCTGGTGAAAGG ATGTACGAGGTGATTCGTCCTTTAGTCAACCTCCTTCACACGGACAGAGACGGAATACAGAACTATGAAGCTCTGAGAGGCCTCACCAACCTGGCTGGTTTCAATGAAAAACTAAG AGTAAAGATTGTTAAAGAGAACGCGCTGCCCGATATTGAAAATTACATGTTTGAAGAGCACGACCAGATCAGACAGGCTGCTACTGAATGCATGTGCAACCTTGTGACGTGTAAAGAG GTCCAAGACCGTTACCTGGAGGACGGCAACGACAGGTtgaagctgctggttctgctgtgcGGCGAGGACGACGACAAACTCCAGATCGCTGCCGGTGGAGCTCTGGCCATGATCACTGCGGCCCAGAAGAAGCTCTGCACCAAACTGACCCAAGTG ACTCCCCAGTGGCTGGAGATCCTGCAGAGGCTGTGTCTCCACACGAACCCCATGATTCAGCACCGTGGCATCGTGATCGTCTTCAACATGCTCAACTCTGACAACGGCGAGCTGGCCAAGAAGCTGATCGAGAGCGAGATGCTGGAAATCCTCTCTGTGATCGGCAAAGCTGAGGACAACCCCAAGAGGCAGGAGGTCATCGACGCAGGGCGCGCCTGCCTGGTCAGAGCCATGGAGCTTGGCCTCATCAAACCCTTCAGCAGCCCGTCCTGA